One Haloterrigena salifodinae DNA window includes the following coding sequences:
- a CDS encoding acyl-CoA thioesterase has translation MSAPFTVAVPVRYRDLDPLDHVNHAVFATYLEIARTDYLESVVDIPAEDISFVIANLEIDYERPIVKGDDPEVSLRVSRLGDSSCTMIYEIRVGDDVAATAETTMVHIDSETKRPAPFPDEIREPIAAYEGLETTA, from the coding sequence ATGAGTGCTCCGTTTACCGTCGCGGTTCCCGTCCGGTATCGCGATCTCGATCCGCTGGACCACGTCAATCACGCCGTCTTCGCGACCTACCTCGAGATCGCGCGCACCGACTACCTGGAATCGGTCGTCGACATCCCCGCCGAGGATATCTCCTTCGTCATCGCGAACCTCGAGATCGACTACGAGCGGCCGATTGTCAAGGGCGACGACCCCGAGGTCTCCCTCCGCGTCTCGCGTCTGGGCGACTCGAGTTGCACGATGATCTACGAGATCCGCGTCGGCGACGACGTCGCTGCGACGGCGGAGACGACCATGGTCCACATCGATTCCGAGACGAAACGACCCGCGCCGTTCCCCGACGAGATCCGCGAGCCGATCGCGGCGTACGAGGGCCTCGAGACGACGGCCTGA
- a CDS encoding class I SAM-dependent methyltransferase yields the protein MAGLRSRLRRLRAETDAESAQEFYGRWAYLYDLVARRTPGIPKLRRRGAAACRLEPGDTVVEMGCGTGANLPYLRERVGPEGTVVGVDFTGPVLERARELTAEYDNVHVVRGDATQPPLAAESDVDAILATFVVGMLADPAGAVDDWCDRVGPGGHVFLANATSSREWYAPAVNAVFRAIVVLSTPPTTKLRYEDDPHRRLDEKIRTAHARLRERSTAVADERHVFGVVRLTGGKLE from the coding sequence ATGGCGGGCCTGCGCTCGCGGCTCCGAAGGCTGCGCGCGGAGACCGACGCCGAGAGCGCACAGGAGTTCTACGGCCGCTGGGCCTACCTCTACGATCTCGTCGCGCGTCGAACCCCCGGTATCCCGAAGCTGCGACGGCGCGGGGCCGCCGCCTGCCGACTCGAGCCCGGAGACACCGTCGTCGAGATGGGCTGTGGGACGGGCGCGAACCTCCCGTACCTGCGCGAGCGGGTCGGCCCCGAGGGAACCGTCGTCGGGGTCGATTTCACCGGGCCGGTGCTCGAGCGGGCCCGGGAGCTGACGGCCGAGTACGACAACGTCCACGTGGTTCGAGGCGATGCGACGCAACCGCCGCTGGCCGCTGAGTCGGACGTCGACGCGATCCTCGCGACGTTCGTCGTCGGCATGCTCGCCGATCCCGCAGGCGCGGTCGACGACTGGTGCGACCGCGTCGGCCCCGGCGGTCACGTCTTCCTTGCCAACGCCACCTCGAGCCGCGAGTGGTACGCGCCGGCGGTCAATGCGGTCTTCCGGGCGATCGTCGTCCTCTCGACGCCGCCGACGACGAAGCTGCGCTACGAGGACGACCCACACCGCAGACTGGACGAGAAGATTCGGACTGCCCACGCGCGCCTCCGCGAGCGGTCGACGGCCGTCGCCGACGAACGCCACGTCTTCGGGGTCGTACGACTGACCGGTGGGAAACTCGAATAA
- a CDS encoding histidine kinase N-terminal 7TM domain-containing protein: MTAIYTAHLVGLALTFVISLGVVWWIRRRTRDRAGSVMIVLQVAHAVMVTCAAGQLLSSSQSLKAFWWHSWYALVIVLPVIWFVFAVYYTGREYWLTPPVWLALGTSVVVPGGLVLTNPVHGLLATGFGLELEPFPQLVVAETTGLLRLGALTHLYALTTLALLFRQFLFSRRTARLQTGAVLAGMGPIIFFAYLTQTDALPVARFPYGVFGAGIFSGIIAIGLFKNQSFAVAPLARDRLFESLGDAVLVVDANRTVVDFNRTAAELFPALEDCLGQCLDDAYPSMVVPEPRAADDGGDASIQSSDEPLESPFAERLHVSIDGETRTLRIDTTEISSGGEPRGYALIVRDVTELERHAQELEHRTQQLERFASVLSHDLRNPVSVATGYAELALETGEVDHVRETMTALERIEETIGDLLTLTREEAAIDQQEAVALRSVVDDAWGTSDTGVATLENDIDPVRIRADPSRLRSLFENLFRNAVDHGAETVRVGPLETETGAGVYVSDDGPGIPADDRDRVFEYGYSTRDEGTGIGLAVVKSIATAHGWSLSVTDGEPGGARFEVTEIEPVPAATTG, from the coding sequence ATGACCGCGATCTACACCGCCCACCTCGTCGGGCTCGCACTCACCTTCGTCATCTCGCTGGGCGTCGTATGGTGGATCCGACGCCGGACCCGCGACCGGGCCGGAAGCGTGATGATCGTCCTGCAGGTGGCACACGCCGTGATGGTTACGTGTGCGGCCGGCCAACTACTGAGTTCGAGCCAGTCGCTGAAGGCGTTCTGGTGGCACTCGTGGTACGCACTGGTGATCGTCCTCCCGGTCATCTGGTTCGTCTTCGCCGTTTACTACACCGGCAGAGAGTACTGGCTGACGCCGCCGGTGTGGCTCGCCCTCGGCACCAGCGTCGTCGTTCCCGGCGGACTGGTCCTTACGAACCCCGTCCACGGACTGTTAGCTACCGGGTTCGGCCTCGAGTTGGAGCCGTTTCCGCAGCTGGTCGTCGCCGAGACGACGGGCCTTCTGCGACTCGGCGCGTTGACGCATCTTTACGCACTCACGACGCTCGCGCTGCTCTTTCGACAGTTTCTCTTTTCGCGTCGAACGGCTCGGTTACAAACGGGCGCTGTCCTCGCCGGAATGGGACCGATCATCTTCTTTGCGTATCTCACCCAGACAGACGCGCTCCCGGTGGCGCGATTCCCGTACGGTGTCTTCGGCGCGGGAATCTTCAGCGGAATCATTGCCATCGGACTGTTCAAAAACCAGTCGTTCGCAGTCGCGCCGCTCGCGCGGGATCGGCTATTCGAGTCCCTCGGGGACGCGGTCCTCGTGGTCGACGCGAACCGGACCGTCGTTGACTTCAACCGGACGGCGGCCGAACTCTTTCCGGCGCTCGAGGACTGTCTCGGGCAGTGTCTCGACGACGCGTATCCGTCAATGGTCGTTCCGGAGCCGCGAGCCGCCGACGACGGGGGAGACGCTAGCATCCAGTCGTCCGACGAACCGCTCGAGTCGCCGTTTGCCGAGCGCCTTCACGTCTCAATCGATGGAGAGACTCGAACACTGCGAATCGACACGACCGAAATCTCGAGCGGTGGTGAGCCCCGCGGCTACGCGCTGATCGTTCGCGACGTCACTGAACTCGAGCGCCACGCACAAGAACTGGAACACCGGACGCAGCAGCTCGAGCGGTTCGCAAGTGTCCTCTCGCACGACTTGCGAAACCCCGTCTCCGTCGCTACCGGGTACGCGGAGTTAGCTCTCGAGACCGGCGAGGTCGACCACGTCCGCGAGACGATGACCGCTCTCGAGCGAATCGAGGAAACGATCGGAGACCTGCTAACGCTCACTCGGGAGGAGGCAGCGATCGACCAGCAGGAAGCCGTCGCGCTCCGCTCGGTCGTCGACGACGCGTGGGGGACCAGCGATACCGGCGTGGCGACCCTCGAGAACGACATCGATCCCGTCCGAATCCGTGCGGATCCGTCGCGTCTCCGATCGCTGTTCGAGAATCTGTTTCGCAACGCCGTCGACCACGGCGCCGAGACGGTCCGCGTCGGGCCGCTCGAGACGGAGACGGGTGCCGGCGTGTACGTCTCCGACGACGGACCGGGGATTCCGGCCGACGATCGCGATCGCGTCTTCGAGTACGGCTATTCCACGCGTGACGAAGGGACGGGTATCGGACTGGCGGTCGTCAAGTCGATCGCCACCGCACACGGCTGGTCCCTGTCGGTGACCGACGGAGAACCCGGCGGTGCCCGGTTCGAGGTGACCGAGATCGAACCGGTGCCGGCCGCGACCACCGGTTGA
- a CDS encoding DUF7001 family protein, with product MVERVICYRTPSTVADVDAVSEWLDERTDTDVTVRDRFLDVRRSDDLAERFAEARVPSPYERETGNTMLGTIRYEERALEHPEREGGVLYDGAQIQRALNSALPAAERDLETLHVAILDRAIGTWGDHDGRWHKRVTVPGQPALVSVPGLYEAPAKPEEYYKEKQRHALLAGDAPPREVLENQVEGEFLVENDPRTTDALKGYVLQAYHYLETGEAFCDQEGCRLFNAHYHEDLIEAQLREPAFCTAHARLYEQREA from the coding sequence ATGGTCGAGCGAGTCATCTGCTATCGAACGCCCTCGACGGTCGCTGACGTCGACGCAGTTTCCGAGTGGCTGGACGAGCGAACCGACACCGACGTGACCGTTCGGGACCGGTTCCTCGACGTCCGCCGGAGCGACGACCTCGCCGAGCGGTTCGCCGAGGCGCGAGTCCCCTCCCCCTACGAGCGGGAAACCGGCAACACGATGCTCGGAACGATCCGCTACGAGGAACGGGCCCTCGAGCACCCCGAGCGCGAGGGCGGCGTCCTCTACGACGGCGCGCAGATCCAGCGGGCGCTCAACAGCGCGCTTCCGGCGGCCGAACGGGACCTCGAGACGCTCCACGTCGCGATTCTGGACCGCGCGATCGGCACCTGGGGCGACCACGACGGCCGCTGGCACAAGCGCGTGACCGTCCCCGGCCAGCCCGCGCTGGTATCGGTGCCGGGACTCTACGAGGCACCCGCCAAGCCAGAGGAATACTACAAGGAGAAACAGCGTCACGCGCTCCTCGCCGGCGACGCGCCGCCACGGGAGGTCCTCGAGAACCAGGTCGAGGGCGAGTTCCTGGTCGAAAACGATCCGCGAACGACGGACGCGCTGAAGGGGTACGTCCTGCAGGCGTACCACTACCTCGAGACGGGCGAGGCCTTCTGCGATCAGGAGGGCTGTCGGCTCTTCAACGCCCACTACCACGAGGATCTGATCGAGGCGCAGTTGCGCGAGCCGGCGTTCTGCACGGCACACGCCCGCCTGTACGAACAGCGAGAGGCGTGA